Proteins from a single region of Bradysia coprophila strain Holo2 chromosome X unlocalized genomic scaffold, BU_Bcop_v1 contig_416, whole genome shotgun sequence:
- the LOC119069983 gene encoding vesicle transport through interaction with t-SNAREs homolog 1B, whose protein sequence is MASGGYDDWDDDNRRVVYEGRQVLERTSASLARSNQIAIETENIGTQVISDLGEQRESLLRSQRRLENANDGLSKSNSILRSMQRTVFYNKLILVLIILLEALILGGLIFIKFFKKK, encoded by the exons atggCTAGCGGAGGCTATGATGATTGGGATGATGACAACCGTCGGGTTGTTTATGAAGGGAGGCAAGTACTTGAACGTACTTCGGCGTCATTAGCCCgatcaaatcaaattgcaatagaaacggaaaatattggaactcag GTGATTTCGGATCTGGGTGAACAACGAGAATCGTTGCTTCGAAGTCAACGGCGGCTTGAGAATGCTAACGACGGGCTAAGCAAATCGAATTCGATATTGCGATCGATGCAGCGAACAGTATTTTATAATAAGTTGATATTGGTGTTGATAATATTGTTGGAAGCATTAATTCTAGGCGGTTTGATATTCATaaagtttttcaagaaaaagtaa
- the LOC119069958 gene encoding exocyst complex component 6 — MSIQDIEAVDDFFTFHSILEGNSNYQIQLELESRIRSHDKDIERICNLYYQGFIDSIRELLHVRSQAKSLNEEVLSLDVALNQESSGVLSKGKDLVRARQIEGNIANAIDGLSCCLPVLECYTKLLRQVKDKRYYPALKTLEHLENEQLPKVENFRFTAQMKEAVPKLKENIKKSSEADFREFLENIRKFSPKIGEVAMRHTKQVQKRDLRTIIEEHQISTTSDYAVDEEDLSAQDLIDFSPIYRCLQIYTVLNDKEYFEKDYRKQRRDQAKLVLQAPQNMHDNLDAYKNYIYSIVGFFIVEDHVMNTAGDVVIRSYLDDLWSTSLQRAVNVLSMSSSSCTDPNVLLRIKNLIMLSITTLKIYGYTVTQLWDLLLEMRDHYNEVLLQRWVNEFRDLLDKGDFLQLQVNNQEEYDAILERFPFHSEQLENQPFPKKFPFSKMVPEVYHQAKEFMYACMKFSEELTLSPSEVAAMVRKAANLLLTRSFSGCLSAVFRNPSLALMQVIQIIIDTQYLEKAGPFLDDFVCKMTGTQQEIKQAPSAMFQAARSEAEMQVSAKLCSKLDDFFEELESYDWLLVEPIGHASSFITDMIAFLQSTFQSFSYLLPGVAQAACKKACEHIAGSFYKLLLSDDVKQISTGALQQISLDLMQCEVFAGTDPVPGLKDGEALRYFAEVRQLLDLLILEEWSTYLHDYGKSENRYNLLQPSTIIIVLEKVREADKKTMFSVLKKSERDKKKLWETVLKQLKQLAERQN; from the coding sequence ATGTCGATTCAGGACATCGAAGCCGTCGatgattttttcacatttcattCGATACTCGAAGGAAATTCCAATTACCAAATTCAATTGGAACTGGAGAGTCGGATCCGAAGCCATGACAAGGACATCGAAAGAATATGTAATCTGTACTATCAAGGATTCATCGATTCGATCCGAGAATTGCTTCACGTCCGATCACAAGCGAAAAGTTTGAACGAAGAAGTGTTGTCACTGGACGTTGCGCTCAACCAAGAATCGTCGGGTGTACTGTCCAAAGGAAAAGATCTGGTTCGGGCCCGTCAAATTGAGGGAAACATTGCGAATGCCATCGACGGATTGAGTTGTTGTCTACCCGTTCTGGAGTGTTATACGAAATTACTGCGCCAAGTCAAAGACAAGCGATACTATCCGGCACTGAAAACGTTGGAACATTTAGAGAATGAGCAATTGCCGAAGGTGGAGAATTTCCGGTTTACCGCACAAATGAAAGAGGCTGTACCGAAGCTGAAGGAGAACATCAAGAAATCGTCCGAGGCCGATTTTCGAGAGTTTCTGGAAAATATTCGCAAATTTTCACCCAAAATCGGAGAGGTTGCTATGCGACACACCAAACAGGTGCAGAAACGGGACCTTCGTACCATCATCGAAGAACATCAAATTAGCACGACAAGTGATTATGCTGTCGATGAAGAGGACCTCAGCGCCCAGGACCTAATTGACTTTTCGCCAATCTACCGATGTCTGCAAATCTACACCGTGCTCAACGATAAAGAATACTTCGAAAAGGATTATCGGAAGCAGCGACGTGATCAAGCAAAATTGGTTCTTCAAGCACCGCAGAATATGCACGACAATTTGGACGcatacaaaaattacatttactCGATCGTCGGATTTTTCATCGTCGAAGATCATGTGATGAACACAGCCGGTGATGTTGTGATACGTTCGTACTTGGATGATCTATGGTCAACGTCCCTGCAACGGGCTGTAAATGTACTCAGTATGAGTTCGTCATCATGCACGGATCCCAATGTTTTGCttagaattaaaaatttgattatgcTGTCGATAACGACGTTAAAAATTTACGGCTACACAGTCACACAATTGTGGGACCTGTTGCTGGAGATGAGAGACCATTACAATGAAGTGTTGCTGCAGCGATGGGTCAACGAATTTCGAGACTTGTTGGACAAGGGCGACTTTCTGCAATTGCAGGTGAACAATCAAGAAGAATATGACGCAATACTCGAACGATTCCCGTTCCACTCGGAACAATTGGAAAATCAACcatttccgaaaaaattccCGTTCTCGAAAATGGTACCCGAGGTCTATCACCAAGCCAAGGAATTCATGTATGCGTGCATGAAATTCTCGGAGGAGCTAACACTGTCGCCGAGCGAAGTGGCTGCAATGGTACGAAAAGCAGCGAACTTATTATTGACTAGAAGTTTCAGCGGTTGTTTATCGGCCGTATTTCGCAATCCCAGTCTGGCACTGATGCAAGTCATACAGATCATCATCGACACACAGTATTTGGAGAAAGCCGGTCCGTTTCTCGAtgattttgtgtgtaaaatgACCGGTACGCAACAAGAAATCAAGCAAGCACCTTCAGCGATGTTCCAAGCGGCACGCTCTGAAGCTGAAATGCAAGTGTCGGCCAAACTCTGTTCGAAATTGGATGACTTTTTCGAAGAATTGGAAAGTTATGACTGGCTACTGGTCGAACCAATCGGTCACGCATCTTCGTTCATCACCGATATGATCGCCTTTCTTCAGAGCACATTTCAAAGTTTCTCGTATTTGCTGCCGGGTGTTGCACAGGCTGCGTGCAAAAAGGCTTGTGAACACATAGCTGGTTCGTTTTATAAATTGCTGCTCAGCGATGACGTTAAACAAATCTCGACCGGTGCCTTGCAGCAAATAAGCTTGGACTTAATGCAATGCGAAGTGTTTGCCGGTACGGATCCAGTACCGGGTCTGAAAGACGGCGAAGCGTTGCGCTATTTTGCCGAGGTGCGTCAATTGTTGGACTTGCTGATACTGGAAGAATGGAGCACATACTTGCACGATTACGGAAAATCGGAGAATCGGTACAATTTGTTGCAACCATCGACCATTATTATCGTGTTGGAGAAAGTTCGCGAAGCGGATAAAAAGACAATGTTTTCGGTGCTGAAGAAATCGGAACGagacaaaaagaaattatggGAAACTGTTCTGAAGCAGCTGAAACAGTTGGCGGAAAGACAGAACTAG
- the LOC119069981 gene encoding uncharacterized protein LOC119069981, which yields MNSKVFVFLILSTTSYRISLAQSYNVTDNESTQLPSSNTETPRTTSQSEDYPKWVSSSRGGKIPLGAIQGGIDSDGAILYVARAFHETEIIPGKLNSLSKLTYMGNNGIEYAKTSYEVLVGCKAHWEIPRENNIPPNAIIAGVAYDGAYYVCRVRLLGNLTNGKMHNRHSRCYIPYGGIEHTYNEYEILCCGR from the exons atgaacTCAAAGGTGTTTGTGTTTCTGATCCTTTCAACAACTAGCTACAGAATATCACTTGCTCAAA GTTATAATGTAACAGACAATGAGTCAACACAACTGCCGAGCTCAAATACAGAAACGCCTAGAACGACATCCCAGTCCGAAGATTATCCAAAATGGGTGTCATCATCTAGGGGTGGTAAAATTCCATTAGGCGCCATTCAGGGCGGCATAGATAGTGATG GTGCCATACTTTACGTGGCTCGTGCTTTTCATGAAACTGAAATAATTcctggaaaattaaattctctcAGTAAGCTGACATATATGGGTAATAATGGGATAGAATATGCCAAGACGTCGTATGAAGTTTTGGTTGGATGCAAGGCACATTGGGAGATACCTCGAGAAAACAATATTCCACCAAATGCTATTATAG CTGGAGTGGCGTATGACGGAGCTTATTACGTTTGTCGAGTAAGATTACTCGGAAACCTAACGAATGGAAAAATGCATAATCGTCATTCTCGCTGCTACATTCCATATGGTGGAATTGAACATACCTACAACGAATATGAAATTCTATGTTGTGGCAGGTAG
- the LOC119069964 gene encoding levanase-like, whose product MFNRSADAIRSSTSILYLLFSLQFLHLCYTLCLDDKYRPQLHYSPSKHWMNDPNGLIYLDGEYHLFYQYNPNATVSGQVYWGHAISTDLVHWTELPIALSPNDIIDVEPVSLFSGCAVLDAKNSSGLQTGSITPMILFFTQATTKKQQQSIAVSNDRGRTFEMYSKNPVIPNDDEKVPDFRDPKIFNWKDKWIMMVAAGDKIQFLESDNLLNWNSISEFGARPLQGSHGGVWECPDLLPFTVNGQRVYVLLVSINPGGPNQGSATQYFVGSFNGKQFLKSVLYQPLWLDWGPDNYAGVSWFNEPNNRSLLIAWMSNWDYGKFLPTSAWRGQMTLPRVLNVQRLDGRLRLQSQPAAEVDSLRISSQFFETTQPLSIRTGHDFTNDLGFRNSLLEVDVLIDTQLMFSDSLAYLRLCLFNDLAEEVCVGYSFGSNEIHLDRSMSGDTSFYSEFAAVATANRESKNRYLQMKVYLDVSSIEVFVDGGFTTMTGLFFPTEAFTRVKVEFNSAKGINQLTLLSATIRGLKSIYDC is encoded by the exons ATGTTCAATCGCAGTGCCGATGCCATTCGCAGTTCGACAAGCATTTTATATTTGTTGTTCTCAttacaatttttgcatttatgTTACACGCTATGTCTCGACGATAAATATCGTCCACAACTTCACTACAGTCCATCAAAGCATTGGATGAACGATCCCAATG GGCTGATATACCTAGACGGAGAATATCACCTATTTTACCAGTACAATCCCAATGCAACAGTTTCTGGACAAGTGTATTGGGGCCATGCTATTTCAACGGATTTGGTCCATTGGACAGAGTTACCCATTGCCCTTAGTCCAAATGATATAATAGACGTAGAGCCAGTATCTTTGTTCAGTGGATGTGCAGTTTTAGATGCAAAGAATTCTTCAGGCTTGCAAACCGGGAGCATTACTccgatgattttattttttactcaGGCAACGACgaaaaagcaacaacaaagCATCGCCGTAAGTAATGATCGTGGTAGAACATTCGAAATGTATTCTAAAAATCCGGTTATACCGAATGATGACGAAAAAGTTCCGGATTTTCGAGATCCGAAAATCTTTAACTGGAAGGATAAATGGATAATGATGGTGGCCGCTGgcgataaaattcaattcttaGAGTCGGATAACCTACTGAATTGGAACTCGATAAGTGAATTCGGTGCAAGACCGCTGCAAGGATCACATGGCGGTGTGTGGGAGTGTCCTGACCTGTTGCCATTTACCGTTAATGGTCAGAGGGTGTATGTTCTTTTAGTTAGCATTAACCCTGGCGGACCCAATCAAGGATCTGCAACTCAATATTTTGTGGGCTCGTTCAATGGAAAGCAGTTCCTTAAGTCAGTACTCTACCAACCACTTTGGTTGGACTGGGGACCCGACAATTATGCAGGTGTATCGTGGTTTAACGAACCAAACAATAGGAGTCTGTTGATCGCTTGGATGAGTAATTGGGATTACGGGAAATTTTTACCAACGAGCGCTTGGAGGGGACAAATGACACTGCCTAGAGTTTTAAATGTGCAACGGTTAGATGGTAGACTTCGTTTGCAGTCTCAACCAGCGGCTGAAGTTGACTCATTACGAATTTCTTCGCAATTTTTCGAAACCACCCAGCCACTTTCGATAAGAACAGGTCACGATTTTACTAACGATTTAGGTTTTAGGAATTCCCTATTGGAGGTTGACGTTCTGATCGACACACAACTCATGTTTAGTGATTCATTAGCCTATTTGCGTCTGTGCTTGTTCAATGATCTGGCCGAGGAAGTTTGCGTGGGATATAGTTTTGGATCGaacgaaattcatttggaCAGAAGCATGTCTGGTGATACCTCATTCTACTCCGAGTTCGCTGCGGTAGCTACAGCCAATCGAGAATCGAAAAACAGATATCTTCAAATGAAAGTCTATCTGGATGTGTCGTCGATTGAAGTTTTTGTGGACGGTGGCTTTACTACCATGACTGGTTTATTCTTCCCTACCGAAGCGTTCACCCGTGTGAAAGTTGAATTCAACTCAGCTAAAGGTATCAACCAGTTGACGCTTCTTTCAGCCACGATTCGTGgattgaaatcaatttatgATTGCTGA